TTTGGTACTATAAAATTGATACAAATTTGTAAACTTTAATATAATTTAGCACAAAAGTAGAATTTAGAAGTCTCAAGTGAACAAAAATATTCGTGTCAAATTTTCTGTAcagataaaaagacaaaaagaaatgaaattgaaTTGGATTTAAATGATCATGTAAATAGAGACTATGCTGTCAGATGAGTAGGGACAAAAGTTGGTGCTATCCCCACTGCAGAAACAGGCATTTCATATAAACATTCAGCCCTCTCTACTCAATTTATTCTCTTCTCTGATTTGTATTGAGAATGCACTAAATTTTTCTATCTGTGACACATGTATTTCTGTTGCAAAGCCCCAAATTCCTTCTCTGGATTATCACATTCAGTTTTGAAAACAAAAGCTACCAGACTGGGAATTTAAGAATACAGAGGCTAAATGTAATCACAATAAAACAGCAAACAAatccgttgtcattgagttgattgcaactcatggcaacccccatgtAGTTTtctgggtgtaatctttacagaagtagaatcACCAGGCCCTTCCCCTGTAGCAATGCTTGGAGTGGggtccaaccaccaacctttatttAATAGTACAGCAACACCACAAATCAACatgaagaacagagaaaacaCCAGATCAAAATCACAAGTGGTTATAGGCATCCAACAGAGGCAGAGAGACCATTGTGAAAAATCTAAGGCAATGGGCCTTACACACCTGTTTGTACCTGGTGTGGTCTCTCCCTCAACATGAAATTGAGTCAACACTAACCACTGTATGTGTTCATATTGCCTATTTTCCTAAAGACAGGAAAGTACTAAATCCAAAATAAGAATATACTATTTCCTGTTGAATTCCTCTAGGCTGATTCAAGATATTAGGAAGCATTTGTAACTTCCATTCATCTTTGGTCATCTGAAATCAGTTTCTTGCTCCATAGCttcctcatggcatttttcacctcagcatttctcagggtATAAATCAGAGGGTTAATCAAAGGTGTTCCAATTGTGGGAAGGTGGTTGCGGGTCGTGTATATATAAATGTACAAGGACCGAAGAACAAGACGACTACAATGATATGGGAGACGCAGGTGGAAAgggcttttttcctcccttcagcCCTGTGGTTTCTCAGAGAAGGCAAGATGACGATATAGGAGAACATCAGGATGACAAAACTCACTGTGCAAATGGCCCCACTATTGGACACCAGCAGTAGGTTGATCACATAGGTGTCTGTACAGGCAAGTTTCAATAAGGGTTGCAAGTCACAGAAATAGTGATCAATCACATTGTGACCACAGAAAGGTAAGCTCAGGGTCAGAAAAATCTGAACTAAAGAATGCACACAGGCCCCTACCCAGGCTATAGCTACCAACACACTGCAGATTTGCCAGCTCATGAGGCTCATGTAGTGCaggggcttacagatggccacatggCCATCAACGGCCATGAGGATAAGGATGAAGATCTCCAGGCAGCCAGAGAAATGGAATGAAAAGACTTGGATCATGCACTCACTAAAAGAGATAGTGTTATTCTTCAGAAGGGCATCCGCAATCATTCTAGGGGCTGTGGAGTTAGAGAAGCAGGTATCAGATAAGGATAAGTAGAAAATGAAGAAGTACATTGAACTCTCAAGTGCCCGGCTGGTCTTGATGGTGATGATAATCAACAAATTACCCAACAATGTCCCTAagtagaaaagcaagaaaaagacaaacactatTTTCCTTTTAACAGGCTCTTGTGTCAACCCAAGCAGAATGAACTCAGTCACGTTATTATTCAGCAGCATGATTTCATGAATGAGGAGAAGGTACAGGTGTGAAATGgttcatctgaaaaaaaaacaaatgatgcAGGAATTAATGTATGGTGTTATGTAACCGTGTGAAATATTTTAAGCAATTTAATTTGTGGTGCTATACAATGTTACTGATATTTTCAGCAAACCTAACTATCCTTCATCAGGGACATTCTAGCTCTTGTTTCTTAATGAGTCACTTTACCTCTTTGCGTCTCAATTTATAACAACCTCTTCACAGGACAATTTTAAATCTCAAATAAGCTTATAAGAGATACTTTTTTAAATCACTCTTTAAATGCAACTGCTTGTTAGCTTTAATATTTTTCTGCTCTTATGAATTTGTTTTACTTGAGGGATACAAAACCAGGATATACGGTTCCAaattgtttacttattttttttcttattcagtaGACCTGGGGGCCCATGGATTGCATTGTTTCTCATTCAGCATTGAGGACATATCTGTCTTCTCTTTTGAgtttaatattatatatataaagccaCACACTATTCCCATTCTTATAAAGAAAGTCTTATTTTTACATAGATGTAGGCATTCCATATTAGCGATGCATTCTTATATAAAGTATATTACTTATTAATGtacaataagccaaaaaaaaaaaaattgttgccatcaactcaattccacctcatggagaccccatgtgtcacagagtagaactactctagcgttttcttagctataattcTTACataaacagatctccaggcctttcttccacggtggtgctgggtgggttcgaactaccaacctttacgTTCATAGtaaagtgcaaactgtttgctccTCTTAGggaccaaaaaatatatatggcccAGCTATTTACTGAACATTCTTTCCCAGATATCCCAGCTTAAAAAAATGAGTA
The window above is part of the Loxodonta africana isolate mLoxAfr1 chromosome 22, mLoxAfr1.hap2, whole genome shotgun sequence genome. Proteins encoded here:
- the LOC100653624 gene encoding olfactory receptor 4C16-like; amino-acid sequence: MLLNNNVTEFILLGLTQEPVKRKIVFVFFLLFYLGTLLGNLLIIITIKTSRALESSMYFFIFYLSLSDTCFSNSTAPRMIADALLKNNTISFSECMIQVFSFHFSGCLEIFILILMAVDGHVAICKPLHYMSLMSWQICSVLVAIAWVGACVHSLVQIFLTLSLPFCGHNVIDHYFCDLQPLLKLACTDTYVINLLLVSNSGAICTVSFVILMFSYIVILPSLRNHRAEGRKKALSTCVSHIIVVVLFFGPCTFIYTRPATTFPQLEHL